The following proteins are co-located in the Streptomyces bottropensis ATCC 25435 genome:
- a CDS encoding AfsR/SARP family transcriptional regulator, with translation MYARILGTLTLSDGPRTVTPRAPKQRQLLSLLLLHAGQVVTVDECVDELWADSPPHSAHSTLQTYVMQIRKTLRSAATATGTSAEMYLETRDRGYLLAVGAGQLDLHQFEKLVEQASLARIVGDHTRESELLHRALGLWSGKALADVTCGPLLRTRLSGLRETRLGALEQRIDADLRIGRHHRLIGELRVLTRQYPTYENLHAQLMIALSRSGRTADALEVFAGLRRTFSTELGLEPSARVRDLHADLLNSVPVRESVYLPGPDSTPVPLRTAG, from the coding sequence ATGTACGCACGAATCCTCGGCACGCTCACCCTCTCCGACGGCCCGCGCACCGTCACCCCGCGGGCCCCGAAGCAGCGCCAGCTCCTGAGTCTGCTGCTGCTGCACGCCGGGCAGGTCGTCACCGTGGACGAATGCGTGGACGAACTGTGGGCGGACTCGCCCCCGCACAGCGCCCACTCCACACTCCAGACGTACGTGATGCAGATACGCAAGACCCTCAGAAGCGCCGCCACCGCCACCGGCACCTCTGCGGAGATGTACCTGGAGACCCGTGACCGCGGCTACCTCCTCGCCGTCGGCGCCGGTCAACTGGACCTGCACCAGTTCGAGAAGCTCGTCGAGCAGGCATCCCTCGCCCGCATCGTCGGCGACCACACCCGCGAGTCGGAGCTCCTGCACCGGGCCCTCGGACTGTGGTCGGGCAAGGCGCTCGCCGACGTGACCTGCGGACCGCTGCTGCGCACCCGGCTCAGTGGATTGCGTGAGACACGGCTGGGCGCCCTCGAACAGCGCATCGACGCCGACCTGAGGATCGGCCGCCACCACCGGCTCATCGGCGAACTCCGTGTGCTCACCCGTCAGTACCCCACGTACGAGAATCTCCACGCCCAGCTGATGATCGCCCTCTCCCGGTCCGGGCGCACCGCCGACGCCCTTGAGGTGTTCGCCGGGCTCCGCCGCACCTTCAGCACCGAACTCGGCCTGGAGCCCTCGGCCCGGGTCCGGGACCTGCACGCCGATCTGCTCAACTCCGTGCCGGTGAGGGAGTCCGTGTACCTGCCGGGGCCGGACAGCACACCCGTACCGCTGCGCACGGCCGGCTGA
- a CDS encoding nuclear transport factor 2 family protein: MTRTAPPDTHTVSDLDYAAITRFYAGHAQLLDAGRAEEWAEQFTEDGTFAQNVKPGVKRGRADIAAGMRKGIDALAARGLTRRHWFGMIAAEPVEPGVVRTRYYAVVFETPKGGEPRLYLSTTAEDVLERRAGTWSVRSRYISHDGAETITGREAVAGAGA, translated from the coding sequence GTGACACGGACCGCACCTCCGGACACCCACACCGTGTCCGACCTGGACTACGCGGCCATCACCCGGTTCTACGCCGGACACGCGCAACTGCTGGACGCCGGCCGGGCGGAGGAATGGGCCGAGCAGTTCACCGAGGACGGCACGTTCGCCCAGAACGTCAAACCCGGCGTCAAGCGCGGCCGCGCGGACATCGCCGCCGGCATGCGCAAGGGCATCGACGCGCTCGCCGCTCGCGGTCTGACCCGCCGCCACTGGTTCGGCATGATCGCCGCCGAGCCCGTCGAGCCCGGAGTCGTGCGCACCCGTTACTACGCCGTCGTGTTCGAGACCCCGAAGGGCGGCGAACCCCGGCTGTACCTGAGCACGACCGCCGAGGACGTCCTGGAGCGCCGTGCCGGGACATGGTCCGTCCGCAGCCGCTACATCAGCCACGACGGCGCCGAGACGATCACCGGACGCGAAGCCGTCGCCGGGGCCGGGGCATGA
- a CDS encoding alkene reductase, with protein MSGLFGSTPFGGLTLPNRIVMSPMGRGRTTVDGTPLPVMAEYYAQRASAGLIISEATHPSPLAVGHAHSVRLHTAEQARAWARIVDAVHEAGGRMYLQIMHAGRVSHPDLHGETPVAPSAVRAEGTARVFAGKPAHPTPRPLHRDEIAATIQDFVRCARTATDIGFDGVEIHGANGYLLHQFLSPVTNTREDGYGGDTEGRIRFPVEVARAVAAEIGAERTGIRLSPGFALNDMSEPDRTEVYPVLVDALAALGLGHLHFVAGSDPALVHELSRRWPRTAVVNLGTGPLDTDGTLAAADEALAHGAGLLSFGRQFLANPDLPERLRTRAPLNAWNPRFFYEGGAQGYTDYPVLAAAGAAGTAG; from the coding sequence ATGAGCGGCCTGTTCGGCTCGACCCCGTTCGGTGGCCTCACCCTGCCGAACAGGATCGTCATGTCCCCGATGGGCCGCGGCCGGACCACAGTCGACGGAACGCCGCTGCCGGTCATGGCCGAGTACTACGCGCAGCGCGCCAGCGCCGGACTCATCATCAGCGAGGCCACCCATCCGAGCCCCCTGGCCGTCGGCCACGCCCACAGCGTCCGGCTGCACACCGCCGAACAGGCCCGCGCCTGGGCCCGGATCGTCGACGCCGTGCACGAGGCGGGCGGGCGGATGTACCTCCAGATCATGCACGCGGGCCGGGTCAGCCACCCCGACCTGCACGGCGAGACCCCCGTGGCGCCGTCCGCCGTCCGGGCCGAGGGGACCGCCCGGGTCTTTGCCGGCAAGCCGGCCCACCCGACACCGCGACCCCTGCACCGGGACGAGATCGCCGCCACGATCCAGGACTTCGTGCGCTGCGCCCGCACCGCCACCGACATCGGCTTCGACGGCGTCGAGATCCACGGCGCCAACGGCTATCTGCTGCACCAGTTCCTGTCGCCGGTGACCAACACGCGCGAGGACGGGTACGGCGGCGACACCGAGGGCCGCATCCGGTTCCCCGTCGAGGTCGCCCGGGCCGTCGCCGCGGAGATCGGGGCGGAACGCACCGGCATCCGGCTCTCCCCGGGGTTCGCGCTCAACGACATGTCCGAGCCGGACCGGACCGAGGTGTATCCGGTGCTCGTGGATGCGCTCGCCGCACTCGGCCTCGGCCATCTCCACTTCGTCGCGGGCAGTGATCCGGCCCTCGTCCACGAGCTGAGCCGACGGTGGCCACGTACCGCCGTCGTCAACCTCGGCACCGGACCGCTCGACACCGACGGCACACTCGCCGCCGCCGACGAAGCCCTCGCCCACGGCGCCGGCCTCCTGTCCTTCGGCCGCCAGTTCCTCGCCAACCCCGACCTGCCCGAGCGGTTGCGCACCCGCGCCCCGCTCAACGCCTGGAACCCGCGGTTCTTCTACGAGGGCGGCGCCCAGGGCTACACCGACTACCCGGTCCTCGCCGCCGCCGGCGCGGCGGGCACCGCGGGCTGA
- a CDS encoding antibiotic biosynthesis monooxygenase family protein, producing MAVVFVNKLTLIGDAEEFESRYEAVGAFMETQPGLVRYSLVRSTKDDSVYFNIAEWDDEDTFRKALAEPEFRRRLDALTGLIKGEPHLSLPVRQGRAAQV from the coding sequence ATGGCCGTCGTGTTCGTCAACAAGCTCACCCTGATCGGCGACGCCGAGGAGTTCGAGAGCCGCTACGAGGCCGTCGGAGCCTTCATGGAGACCCAGCCGGGCCTCGTCCGTTACTCCCTCGTACGGTCCACCAAGGACGACTCCGTGTACTTCAACATCGCCGAGTGGGATGACGAGGACACCTTCCGCAAGGCTCTCGCGGAGCCGGAGTTCCGCCGCCGGCTCGACGCGCTCACCGGGCTCATCAAGGGCGAACCGCACCTGAGCCTGCCGGTGCGACAGGGCCGGGCCGCCCAGGTCTGA
- a CDS encoding SDR family NAD(P)-dependent oxidoreductase, translating into MDLRGRTAVVTGGTRGLGRDVALALTGAGATVVVAAREVPDDPGDGLIALKADVTAPDSMAALMDTVHERYGGPHIVVANAGLSRPGPVAALSVQHWNEVVDTNLHGVFHTVRAAAPYVRETPGGRIVTMSSLLGSRAMPGAAAYCASKAAVEAFTAVAALELAADGVTVNCVAPGYIDSGMGKALIGNETLWPKLAPSLAAGRPGTGDEVARAVLFLASPESSYINGQVLRVDGGVR; encoded by the coding sequence ATGGATCTGCGTGGCAGGACCGCCGTCGTCACCGGGGGGACCCGAGGGCTCGGCCGGGACGTGGCGCTCGCGCTCACCGGTGCGGGAGCCACCGTCGTGGTGGCCGCACGGGAGGTCCCGGACGACCCCGGTGACGGGCTGATCGCCTTGAAGGCGGACGTGACCGCCCCCGACTCGATGGCGGCGCTGATGGACACGGTCCACGAGCGGTACGGGGGTCCGCACATCGTGGTGGCGAACGCGGGTCTGAGCCGCCCGGGCCCGGTCGCCGCGCTGTCCGTGCAGCACTGGAACGAGGTGGTCGACACGAATCTGCACGGCGTGTTCCACACCGTGCGGGCGGCGGCGCCGTATGTGCGTGAGACCCCGGGCGGCCGGATCGTCACCATGTCCTCCCTCCTGGGTTCGCGCGCCATGCCGGGCGCCGCGGCGTACTGCGCGTCGAAGGCTGCGGTCGAGGCGTTCACCGCCGTCGCCGCGCTGGAGCTGGCCGCGGACGGGGTGACCGTGAACTGCGTGGCGCCGGGCTACATCGATTCCGGCATGGGCAAGGCCCTCATCGGCAACGAGACGCTGTGGCCGAAGCTCGCCCCGTCGCTCGCGGCCGGACGTCCCGGTACGGGCGACGAGGTGGCCCGGGCGGTGCTCTTCCTGGCCTCGCCGGAGAGCAGTTACATCAATGGTCAGGTGCTGCGTGTCGACGGTGGCGTGCGCTGA
- a CDS encoding MBL fold metallo-hydrolase, translating into MPGTVVTVADGVHAYVQEPVGWCVNNAGIVVGGDTVLVVDTAATEKRALALREAVDALAPGPRRIVVSTHHHGDHTFGNHVFSGPHTLLVSHEAGPAELVRKGTALQLMWPGVEWGHTPTVLPTLTVREGVGLRLGDITAQLIHPGVAHTSDDLVVWLPERRVLFAGDLVFSGAAPFVLMGSLAGSLAALARLRELDPLVVVAGHGPVGGPELLTFTEDYLRWVAKLAERGLADGLSPLETATRADEGAFATLLDRERLVGNLHRAYHEACGGAPGARIESAPAMREMVAFNGGRPLRSPA; encoded by the coding sequence ATGCCGGGGACTGTGGTGACGGTGGCCGACGGGGTGCACGCGTATGTACAGGAACCGGTCGGCTGGTGTGTGAACAACGCCGGGATCGTCGTGGGCGGAGACACGGTCCTCGTCGTGGACACGGCGGCCACCGAGAAGCGGGCACTCGCGCTGCGGGAGGCTGTGGACGCGTTGGCGCCGGGCCCGCGCCGGATCGTGGTGAGCACCCACCACCACGGCGACCACACCTTCGGCAACCATGTGTTCTCCGGCCCCCACACGCTGCTGGTCAGCCATGAGGCGGGTCCTGCCGAACTGGTGCGCAAGGGCACGGCGTTGCAGTTGATGTGGCCGGGGGTCGAGTGGGGTCACACCCCGACCGTGCTGCCGACGCTGACCGTGCGCGAGGGTGTCGGCCTGCGCCTCGGCGACATCACCGCGCAGCTGATCCATCCCGGTGTGGCGCACACCTCGGACGACCTGGTGGTGTGGTTGCCCGAGCGGCGGGTGCTGTTCGCGGGCGACCTGGTGTTCTCCGGGGCCGCGCCGTTCGTGCTGATGGGTTCGCTGGCCGGGTCCCTCGCGGCGCTCGCGCGGCTGCGGGAGCTCGATCCCCTGGTCGTCGTCGCGGGGCACGGGCCCGTCGGCGGGCCCGAGTTGCTCACGTTCACCGAGGACTACCTGCGCTGGGTCGCGAAGCTCGCCGAGCGGGGACTCGCGGACGGGCTGAGCCCCCTGGAGACGGCGACGCGCGCCGACGAGGGCGCGTTCGCCACCCTGCTGGACCGCGAGCGACTGGTCGGCAACCTCCACCGCGCCTACCACGAGGCGTGCGGCGGTGCGCCCGGCGCCCGTATCGAGTCGGCGCCGGCGATGCGCGAGATGGTCGCCTTCAACGGCGGCCGTCCCCTGCGCAGCCCGGCCTGA
- a CDS encoding AfsR/SARP family transcriptional regulator — protein MEFGVLGGLSVEDSDGRHLPTAPKQRQLLGLLLLHAGEVMPAHTCVSEIWGEHPPPSAATTLQTYVMHLRRLLARMPSVGSREAARDRLRTTGQGYLMVVEPEELDLLRFERLVEQAGRAGDDATVERLLRGALALWSRPVLADVRTGPVLRSAVTHWERRRLEVHEMYLDVRLRLGRPRDVLAELAVLTRSHPTHEALHARYMTALHQTGRAGDALDVASRLTSRLARDLGVVPGPVIGRLQAAIRRGGSVVVPFPLVPPSVPGRRRP, from the coding sequence ATGGAATTCGGCGTGCTCGGGGGGCTGTCCGTCGAGGACAGCGATGGCCGCCATCTGCCCACCGCGCCCAAGCAGCGCCAGCTGCTCGGTCTGTTGCTGCTCCACGCGGGCGAGGTCATGCCCGCCCACACCTGTGTGAGCGAGATCTGGGGCGAGCATCCGCCGCCCAGCGCGGCCACCACCCTGCAGACGTATGTGATGCACCTGCGCCGACTGCTGGCCCGCATGCCGTCCGTCGGCTCCCGTGAGGCCGCCCGTGACCGGCTCAGGACGACCGGACAGGGCTATCTCATGGTCGTCGAGCCCGAGGAGCTGGACCTGCTCAGGTTCGAGCGGCTCGTCGAGCAGGCGGGCCGGGCCGGCGACGACGCCACCGTGGAGCGGCTGCTGCGCGGCGCGCTCGCTCTGTGGAGTCGGCCCGTCCTCGCCGATGTGCGGACCGGACCGGTGCTCCGGTCCGCCGTCACCCACTGGGAGCGGCGCCGTCTGGAGGTCCACGAGATGTATCTCGATGTGCGGCTCCGGCTCGGACGCCCGCGCGACGTGCTCGCCGAACTGGCCGTCCTCACCCGCAGCCACCCCACCCACGAAGCCCTGCACGCCCGGTACATGACCGCGCTCCACCAGACCGGCCGGGCCGGTGACGCGCTCGATGTCGCGTCCCGGCTCACCAGCCGGCTCGCCCGCGACCTGGGCGTCGTGCCGGGCCCCGTGATCGGGCGGCTGCAGGCCGCGATCCGGCGCGGCGGCAGCGTCGTCGTCCCCTTTCCGCTCGTCCCACCGTCCGTGCCCGGCCGGCGCCGGCCGTAA
- a CDS encoding phosphotransferase family protein: MPVPLQRDPDLTRAVLTHWFGTRSAEIGAVELGPVTVPKEAGFSGEILLFDAEWTEGGTSRRRPLAVRVAPTGHRVFPEDFWGDQVRLLKLLGDTGLPVPPVLWDEPSAEYLGAPFLVMERVDGQVPADLPSYHRQGWLTRLPPPGRAAVWNGGVDALAAVHRLDPKEAGADFLDRPEFGPTGPAQLLRHFTHHLDFYGVADDNTTAADALDRLRAHVPDDQGPASLLWGDARIGNIIYAGTRPAALLDWEMAALGPAESDLAWYLHMDRHLSEGIGLPRLAGLPGRAETVARWEEGVGRTARDLPYYELFAAYRFCVVTARVARLLDESGILPPGTDFPLHRNATALLAKVLDEHRRNSPSRGYGPALQRPSKA; the protein is encoded by the coding sequence GTGCCCGTACCTCTGCAACGCGACCCCGACCTGACCCGTGCCGTCCTCACCCACTGGTTCGGCACCCGTTCCGCCGAGATCGGTGCGGTCGAGCTCGGACCCGTCACCGTGCCGAAGGAGGCGGGATTCTCCGGAGAGATCCTGCTGTTCGACGCCGAGTGGACCGAGGGCGGCACCTCCCGGCGGCGGCCGCTCGCGGTCCGCGTCGCCCCGACCGGGCACCGGGTCTTTCCCGAGGACTTCTGGGGCGACCAGGTACGGCTGCTGAAGCTGCTCGGCGACACCGGCCTGCCCGTACCGCCGGTGCTGTGGGACGAGCCCTCCGCCGAGTACCTGGGCGCGCCGTTCCTCGTCATGGAACGCGTCGACGGCCAGGTGCCCGCCGATCTGCCCTCCTACCACCGGCAGGGCTGGCTGACCCGGCTGCCGCCCCCCGGCCGGGCCGCCGTGTGGAACGGGGGAGTGGACGCGCTCGCCGCCGTCCACCGCCTCGACCCGAAGGAGGCGGGGGCCGACTTCCTCGACCGGCCCGAGTTCGGCCCCACCGGTCCGGCGCAACTGCTGCGGCACTTCACGCATCACCTGGACTTCTACGGGGTCGCCGACGACAACACGACCGCGGCCGACGCTCTCGACCGGCTGCGCGCCCACGTGCCCGACGACCAGGGACCGGCGTCGCTGCTCTGGGGCGACGCCCGGATCGGCAACATCATCTACGCCGGGACGCGGCCCGCCGCGCTGCTCGACTGGGAGATGGCCGCGTTGGGGCCCGCCGAGAGCGACCTTGCCTGGTACCTGCACATGGACCGGCACCTCAGCGAGGGCATCGGCCTGCCCCGGCTCGCCGGGCTGCCCGGCCGGGCCGAGACCGTGGCCCGCTGGGAGGAGGGTGTCGGGCGCACCGCGCGCGACCTTCCGTACTACGAGCTGTTCGCGGCGTACCGGTTCTGCGTCGTCACCGCGCGTGTGGCCCGGCTGCTCGACGAGAGCGGCATCCTGCCCCCCGGCACCGACTTCCCCCTGCACCGCAACGCGACGGCGCTGCTGGCGAAGGTGCTGGACGAGCACCGCCGGAACTCCCCCTCCAGAGGTTATGGACCCGCCCTCCAGCGCCCTTCGAAAGCCTGA
- a CDS encoding flavin reductase family protein, whose amino-acid sequence MAIDDELFRAMFSAHPAAVCVVTAAGPDGRPSGLTTSAVTSVSMDPPLLLVCVGTGSRTLAAIRHSGGFAVNFLAVHNERLSERFAGKSTQKFDGLDWRPSGRAAQAPLLPAHHLSAVAECLVHQEVPAGDHSVFLGRIEGAVVHGRAPMLYHERDYIHLPVPALSGTVTAD is encoded by the coding sequence ATGGCGATCGATGACGAACTGTTCCGCGCGATGTTCAGCGCGCACCCGGCCGCGGTCTGTGTCGTCACCGCCGCGGGCCCCGACGGCCGGCCGAGCGGTCTGACGACCAGCGCCGTCACCTCCGTGTCGATGGACCCGCCGTTGCTGCTCGTGTGTGTGGGCACCGGGTCGCGGACCCTGGCCGCCATCCGGCACTCGGGCGGCTTCGCGGTCAACTTCCTCGCCGTGCACAACGAACGGCTCTCGGAGCGCTTCGCCGGCAAGAGCACCCAGAAGTTCGACGGCCTCGACTGGCGGCCCTCGGGGCGGGCCGCGCAGGCCCCACTCCTGCCCGCGCACCACCTCAGCGCCGTCGCCGAGTGCCTGGTGCACCAGGAGGTACCGGCCGGCGACCACAGCGTGTTCCTGGGCCGGATCGAGGGCGCCGTCGTGCACGGCCGCGCGCCGATGCTCTACCACGAACGCGACTACATCCATCTGCCCGTACCGGCCCTGTCCGGGACCGTGACGGCCGACTAG
- a CDS encoding LLM class flavin-dependent oxidoreductase has protein sequence MKFGINLFPTVGPAEKSAGQHFEESLRLAELADELGFHHVKTVEHYFHEYGGYSPDPVTFLAAAAARTRRVRLVTGAVLPVFTHPLKLAGKLAMLDNISQGRLDVGFGRAFLPDEFTAFEISMDESRARFDEGVEAVRRLWAEEDVVWEGTFHRFGPVTMLPRTWQRPHPRILVATAKTPASAEAAARAGHGVMLVPSINPREQVQKTLSLYRDAASAAGFKPTEEDIHMSYNCYLAEDGQEARQKGGQASERANRALASAVSAWRETRSADYPGYEKIVEKAGRGDFDRAVAERKALVGTPDEVRAAIDDIRGWFGDFTISLQVISGAMPFEESARTMRLFAEHLLPHYAAND, from the coding sequence ATGAAGTTCGGCATCAACCTCTTCCCCACCGTGGGACCTGCGGAGAAATCCGCCGGACAGCACTTCGAGGAGTCGCTTCGGCTGGCCGAACTCGCCGACGAACTGGGCTTCCACCATGTCAAGACCGTCGAGCACTACTTCCACGAGTACGGCGGCTACAGCCCGGACCCGGTGACCTTCCTCGCCGCCGCCGCGGCCCGCACCCGCCGGGTACGCCTCGTCACCGGCGCCGTACTGCCCGTCTTCACGCACCCGCTGAAGCTGGCCGGCAAGCTCGCCATGCTCGACAACATCTCCCAGGGCCGCCTGGACGTCGGCTTCGGACGGGCGTTTCTGCCCGACGAGTTCACCGCGTTCGAGATCTCGATGGACGAGAGCCGGGCCCGCTTCGACGAGGGCGTCGAGGCGGTCCGCCGGCTCTGGGCGGAGGAGGACGTCGTCTGGGAGGGCACCTTCCACCGCTTCGGCCCGGTCACCATGCTTCCGCGCACCTGGCAGCGCCCGCATCCGCGCATCCTCGTCGCCACCGCGAAGACGCCCGCGTCCGCGGAGGCGGCGGCCCGCGCCGGGCACGGCGTCATGCTCGTCCCTTCCATCAACCCCCGCGAACAGGTGCAGAAGACGCTCTCCCTGTACCGCGACGCCGCCTCCGCCGCGGGCTTCAAGCCCACCGAGGAGGACATCCACATGAGCTACAACTGCTACCTCGCCGAGGACGGCCAGGAAGCCCGGCAGAAGGGCGGACAGGCCTCCGAGCGGGCCAACCGGGCGCTCGCGTCCGCGGTGTCCGCGTGGCGCGAGACCCGCAGCGCCGACTACCCCGGATACGAGAAGATCGTCGAGAAGGCGGGCCGCGGCGACTTCGACCGCGCGGTCGCCGAACGCAAGGCGCTGGTCGGCACCCCCGACGAAGTGCGGGCCGCGATCGACGACATCCGCGGCTGGTTCGGGGACTTCACCATCAGCCTCCAGGTCATCTCCGGCGCCATGCCGTTCGAGGAATCGGCCCGCACCATGCGCCTGTTCGCCGAGCACCTTCTGCCGCACTACGCAGCGAACGACTGA
- a CDS encoding amino acid ABC transporter permease, protein MVSLRTEHGRTGPGDGTGGEDRTSRARRLRSDGTGGPGRKAADGADAAFARPRPRPLRWVAAAAGLVLLAMALNALITNDAFRWDVVAKYLSAETVLAGLGTTLWLTAIAFTGGFVLGTALAVMRLSRNPILVTLSFGYTWLFRSVPMLVQLLFWYNISLLYPELSLGIPFGPAFTEFSTERMISGLTAAVIGLVLHEAGQLAEIVRAGILSVGRDQTEAAEALGLGGWRTFRRIVLPQAMPAILPPAGSQIIGLLKGTSIVSVIAVQDLLYATQLIYNRNYLVIPLLLVATLWYLLLTTLLSVVQHFVERRYATGDRG, encoded by the coding sequence ATGGTTTCCTTGCGCACCGAGCACGGCCGCACGGGCCCGGGCGACGGCACCGGCGGCGAGGACCGTACGTCCCGGGCCCGCAGGCTCCGTTCGGACGGAACCGGCGGGCCGGGCCGGAAGGCGGCGGACGGGGCGGACGCGGCGTTCGCACGGCCGCGCCCCCGCCCGCTTCGCTGGGTGGCCGCGGCGGCGGGCCTGGTCCTGTTGGCGATGGCCCTCAACGCCCTGATCACCAACGACGCGTTCCGCTGGGACGTCGTCGCCAAGTACCTCTCCGCGGAGACGGTGCTCGCCGGACTCGGCACCACGCTGTGGCTGACGGCGATCGCCTTCACCGGCGGCTTCGTCCTCGGCACCGCGCTCGCCGTGATGCGGCTGTCCCGCAACCCGATCCTCGTGACGCTGAGCTTCGGCTACACCTGGTTGTTCCGGTCCGTTCCGATGCTCGTGCAACTGCTTTTCTGGTACAACATCTCGCTGCTGTACCCCGAGCTGTCCCTCGGCATCCCGTTCGGGCCCGCGTTCACCGAGTTCTCCACCGAGCGGATGATCAGCGGCCTGACGGCCGCCGTCATCGGGCTGGTCCTCCACGAAGCCGGGCAGCTCGCCGAGATCGTCCGGGCGGGCATCCTCTCCGTCGGACGCGACCAGACCGAGGCCGCGGAGGCCCTCGGCCTCGGCGGCTGGCGGACCTTCCGCCGCATCGTGCTGCCGCAGGCCATGCCCGCGATCCTGCCGCCCGCCGGCAGTCAGATCATCGGCCTGCTGAAAGGCACGTCCATCGTCAGCGTCATCGCCGTACAGGACCTGCTCTACGCGACCCAGCTGATCTACAACCGCAACTACCTGGTCATCCCGCTGCTTCTGGTGGCCACGCTCTGGTACCTGCTGCTGACCACGCTGCTCAGCGTCGTCCAGCACTTCGTCGAACGGCGCTACGCGACGGGGGACCGCGGATGA
- a CDS encoding amino acid ABC transporter ATP-binding protein: protein MIEAVGVHKSFGGLTVLDDVSLTVPESTVTCVIGPSGSGKSTLLRCVNRLERIDAGRIVVDGELVGHEWRGDRLYERPRRAIARQRTRTGMVFQNFRLFPHMTVLGNVTEAPRALLGLRRAPAEERARDLLARVGLAGKETSRPHQLSGGEQQRAAIARALAMEPRAMLFDEPTSALDPELTQEVLTVIRELADGGMTMIVVTHEMRFAREIADQVLFMDNGRVVETGPPDEVFDAPHNDRLVRFLARG from the coding sequence ATGATCGAGGCAGTCGGTGTCCACAAGTCGTTCGGCGGGCTGACCGTACTGGACGACGTCTCGCTCACCGTCCCCGAGTCCACCGTCACCTGTGTCATCGGCCCCTCGGGATCGGGCAAGAGCACCCTGCTGCGGTGCGTCAACCGGCTGGAGCGCATCGACGCCGGACGCATCGTCGTCGACGGCGAACTCGTCGGCCACGAGTGGCGAGGCGACCGGCTCTACGAGCGCCCCCGCCGCGCGATCGCCCGGCAGCGGACCCGTACCGGCATGGTCTTCCAGAACTTCCGGCTCTTCCCGCACATGACGGTGCTCGGCAATGTCACCGAGGCACCGCGCGCCCTGCTCGGGCTGAGGCGTGCCCCGGCCGAGGAACGGGCCCGCGACCTGCTCGCCAGGGTCGGCCTCGCGGGGAAGGAGACCTCCCGTCCGCATCAGCTCTCCGGGGGCGAGCAGCAGCGGGCCGCGATCGCCCGGGCCCTCGCCATGGAACCGAGGGCGATGCTCTTCGACGAGCCGACCAGCGCGCTCGACCCCGAACTCACCCAGGAGGTGCTGACCGTGATCCGGGAACTCGCCGACGGCGGGATGACGATGATCGTCGTCACGCACGAGATGCGGTTCGCCCGGGAGATCGCCGACCAGGTCCTCTTCATGGACAACGGCAGGGTGGTCGAGACGGGCCCGCCGGACGAGGTCTTCGACGCCCCGCACAACGACCGCCTGGTCCGCTTCCTGGCCCGTGGCTGA